AGCCAACGGGCGCTGGCGCGATTGAGCAAGGAACATTCGTCGGCAGCGCAGACGGTGGCCGCGATTCAAAGCCTTTTTACAGAAGGTTCGGTAGCGCTGAGTGATGATATAACAGTCGTGTCGGTGGATATCAGTGAACGCTGGGAGCCTGCTGGGGTGATTCTTGAGAAGAGCGCCTAACAAGTCCTGACCTCTCCACGCGGCAATGCGAGCCCGGCACAGGGCGGGATGACGTCTGGACCTTTACGCCTGAACTCCCTGCCGGCGGGGCCTCCTGCTCAGGCGATCATGAATGATCGAACCTATGGATCAATGAACCATGGAGATTATGAAGGCCATGGTGGATAACGCTTTGCGCCGAACTCATCAAATAACCTATTTATTTCGTGGAACGAATAACGTTAAATGGTAGGGTTATGGAAAGTCTCCGATCGACAGTCTCTCTCTATTGAGGAATGGTAAAAATGAAAGCTCGCTTGCTCGTCGCATCGTTTGTATCCTTGGGCCTGGCCTGGTCTGCTTCGTCTTTTGCGGCTGCCTACAAGATCGATCCCGCTCAGAGTACAGTGAAATGGCTCGGCTCGAAGGAATTGATCAAGTCCGAACACTACGGCCTTGTCAAGATCAAGGAAGGCACGGTTGATCTGGAAGGAAAGGGTGACAAGGGTCGCATTGTCTTTGACATGAACAGTATTGAAAGCGTCGATCTGAAAAATGAACCCGATAACAAGAAAAAGCTTGAAGGCCATCTGAAGTCCGATGACTTCTTCGCCGTTTCCAAGCATCCAGAAGCTACATTCGTCATTAAATCGCTGACTCAGGATCCGAAGGAAAAGACCAATTACGAAGCGGCTGGAGACCTGACCATCAAGGGGAAAACCAATCCCGTAAAACTGCCGGTGACCATCGTTGAAAAAGACGGCAAGGTCAAGGTCACGGGCAAATTCAAAATCAACCGCGTGGATTGGGGCGTAAACTACAACTCGAAGTCAGTTTTCGATATCAAGGCACTGGGTGACAAGGTCATCAACAACGACATCGCTTTCGACGTTGATGTCGTGGCTCTGAAAAAGTAAGTCCCTTCGGGATCTGTGGGGAGGGGCCTTGGCTCCTCCTTTAATTTCCGAACCTGCGAGAAAACCTTTTGAACTCTTCAGGCACTTCGGCTTCAAAACGAAGCTCACGACGCGTGACGGGATGGTTGAAGCCCAGCATGCGGGCATGAAGAGCCAGACGTTTATAGGGCCAGTCGGGATGAAAGGCACGATCCTTTTCATAGCGCTCATCGCCGAGGATGGGATGCCCCATTTCTGCAAAATGCACCCGGATCTGATTTCTGCGACCTGTTTCCAGGTTCACAGCGACCAGGCTGCTGTCGGGATACCGAGTGATTACCCGATAATGCGTGATTGCCAGCTCGCCGCGGGTCGATGATTTTTGATTCAAGGCTTTATCCGTCTGCAAAAAGCTACGAATGGTGCCTTGATCCTGGGCGAGCTTTCCCGCAACGATAGCGTAGTATTCACGCTCCGGTTTACGGGCCGAGAACTGCCTGATAAGGTCTTCAGCGATAGCCGGGCGCTGCCCGAATACCAGCAAGCCCGAAGTATCGCGATCCAGGCGGTGCACAAGGCTGACCTTGGGTCCTCGGGACTGCCCGCTTGCGAGGTGAGTGGAGAGGAGATCCACCAAGGAGTTTTTTTCACGACGATCGGTCGGTACGGTCAGGATCCCAGCCTCTTTATTGACAACAGCCAGATGCTCATCACAAAAAACCAGACTGAATCCATGAGTTTTTCGCTCAGCGGGCTTTTCCCGGTACTTGCGCTCCGGGTCGTAAATTAAACCCAAAACATCCTGAGCCTTGACCTGGGCCCCATAATCCAGACACTCTGTGCCATTAAGAGTCACGCCTTCGTGGTCCATGAGACCCCGGACCCGAGCCCTGGAAAAGCCCAGAAGTCGGGCGACCAGGATATCCACGCGCCCTTTGTCCGATTCGAGGACACAATAAGTCTGTTTTTTCAGTGTCATGGTGAGGCTTTTCCATTGAAAGTGAGCTGCCTATGTAGCAGGGTTAACGGGAAAAGGCTTCAGAAAAGCGAATTTTGATCGAAACATCGAAATCCCGCGTGTGGAAGCCGCTGCACCCGCAACAAAACTGACCGCGTTGTCAGCATCTTACGAGGCCGTTATACTCGCCCTTCAACCAGCCTGGAGTGACCTTTGCTTACGCGAATTTTCTTTCCAAGTCTCCTGTTTACCCTGGCCTTCAACGTTCAGGCGGATGAAGGACAATGGCAACCGCACCAGCTTCCGCTTTTGAAAGCCGAACTGAAGCGTATCGGTATCCAGACACCGGCGGAAAAACTCGCCGATTTGAGTCGGGCGCCCATGACAGCGATCGTGTCGCTGGGAGGCTGCTCCGCTTCTTTTGTTTCGCCGAAAGGCCTTGTCGTCACCAACCATCACTGCGCTTACGGCGATATTCAGCATAACTCGACCGCGCAGAGAAATTTTATTGCCGACGGATTCCTGGCCCGCTCGCGGACGGAAGAACTGCCGGCAAGCCCGAACACCCGCATCTATGTCACCGATCGGGTCGAAGACGTGACCAAACAGGTGCTCGGCGGCCTGGATGACAAGCTGTCTGGCAAGGCGCGCTACGAGGAAATCGAGAAGCGGGTGAAAGCGCTGATCGCGACCTGCGAGGCGGATAAGGCTTATCGCTGCTCGGTGCCGAGCTTTCATCGCGGCATGGAATACTATCGGATCCGC
This DNA window, taken from Oligoflexus sp., encodes the following:
- a CDS encoding YceI family protein, translated to MKARLLVASFVSLGLAWSASSFAAAYKIDPAQSTVKWLGSKELIKSEHYGLVKIKEGTVDLEGKGDKGRIVFDMNSIESVDLKNEPDNKKKLEGHLKSDDFFAVSKHPEATFVIKSLTQDPKEKTNYEAAGDLTIKGKTNPVKLPVTIVEKDGKVKVTGKFKINRVDWGVNYNSKSVFDIKALGDKVINNDIAFDVDVVALKK
- a CDS encoding RluA family pseudouridine synthase, producing MTLKKQTYCVLESDKGRVDILVARLLGFSRARVRGLMDHEGVTLNGTECLDYGAQVKAQDVLGLIYDPERKYREKPAERKTHGFSLVFCDEHLAVVNKEAGILTVPTDRREKNSLVDLLSTHLASGQSRGPKVSLVHRLDRDTSGLLVFGQRPAIAEDLIRQFSARKPEREYYAIVAGKLAQDQGTIRSFLQTDKALNQKSSTRGELAITHYRVITRYPDSSLVAVNLETGRRNQIRVHFAEMGHPILGDERYEKDRAFHPDWPYKRLALHARMLGFNHPVTRRELRFEAEVPEEFKRFSRRFGN